The genomic segment tctccagctttctgtatttttgcctgtcagCCTGATTACCTTATCCCATTCTGTTCCTCTGTATTTTGAGTATGCCTGTTccctgtttatgtttttgttttttgcttggaTGACTGCTCTGAACTCGGCTCTGGACTATTTTCTGTATACCTGCGTTACCCACCCACACCaggaggaaaaggtgaaagaaagaggagataaaagggagaaaatgataAAACTCTCATCATGTAACCTGATGAGAATATCCTCTCAGACATTCAGATCAGGAAATGTTGCTAATCATTGATCTCTTTCTCCTGTCCTCAGAGTTCAGAAATGTCTTCTGGCAGCAACCTGCGGTCTCAGGATCAGTTTCTGTGCTCCATCTGTCTGGATGTGTTCACTGATCCAGTCACCACACCATGTGGACACAACTTCTGCCAAACCTGCATCACTCAGCACTGGGAGGTTAATTTTCCCTTCAAGTGTCCTCTCTGCAAAGAGCTTTTCACCTCTAGACCTCAGCTGGGAGTCAACACCTTCATCAGAGAAATGGTTGCTCAGTTCAGACATGAAGCCCAGCAggaagccagcagcagcagctcagctgcTAAACCAGGAGAAGTTCCCTGTGACGTCTGCACTGGAACCAAGCTGAAGGCCCTGAAGTCCTGCCTGGTGTGTCAGGTCTCCTACTGTCAGACTCACCTGGAGCCTCATCTGACCACTCCAGGTCTGAAGAAACATCAGCTGATGGAGCCTGTGGAGAACCTGGAGGACAGGATGTGTCTACAGCATAATAAACCTCTGGAGCTGTTCTGTAGGACCGACCAGACATGTGTCTGCTCGCTCTGTTCTGTTCTAGACCACAAAAACCACAAGTTTGTTCCTCTGAGAGAAGAATCTGAagaaaagaaggcagagctgaagaaGACCGAGGCTGAAGTTCAGAAGATGATCCAGAGCAGACGAGTGAAGATCCAGGAGATCAAAGAGTCGATGAAGATCAGTAAAGATGctgcagacagagagaaagcagaAGGTGTTCAGTTCTTCACTGCTCTGAAGGAGGCTGCTGAGAGAGGCCTGGAGGAGCTCATCAAGGAGAtccaagacaaacagaaaactgcagaGAAACAGGCTGAAGACTTCATCAAAGATCTGGAGCAGGAAATCTCTgagctgatgaagaggagctCTGAGGTGAAGCAGCTCTCACAGTCTGAagaccacctccacctcctccaaaGCTTCTCCTCCCTGAAAGCTGCTCCACCCACCAAGAACTGGACAGAGATCAGAGTTCATCCTCCATCATATGAGGGGACTGTGGTGagagctgctgctcagctggagCAGAAGCTCTGGGAGAAGATGAAGAAGCTGCTGGATTTGAATAGGGTCCAGCAGTGTGCAGTGGATGTGACTCTAGATCCTCATACAGCCAATCCCTGGCTCATCCTGTCTGATGATGGAAAACAGGTTCATTGTGGgaataaaagaaagaagcttCCAGACAACCCAGAGAGATTTTCTCACTGTATTAATGTTTTAGGACAGCAGAGTTTCTCTTCAGGAAGATTTTACTTTGAGGTTCAGGTTAAAGGAAAAACTGACTGGGATTTAGGAGTGTCCAGAGAGTCCATCAACAGGAAGGGAGACATCACTCTGAGTCCTCAGGATGGTTTCTGGACTGTTGGGTTAAGAAATAGAAATGAGTACCTAGCTAGTGCTGGACCTCCAGTCTGTCTCCATGTCCAGCCTGGTCCTGAGAAGGTGGGGGTGTTTGTGGATTATAAGGAGGGTCTGGTCTCCTTTTATAATGTAAATGCTGCAGCTCTGATCTACTCCTTTACTGGCTGCAGCTTCACCGAGAAGCTCTACCCATTCTTCAGTCCCTGTTTAAATGATGGAGGTCAAAACTCTGCTCCTCTGATCATCTGTACTGTGAATCAGCCTGATCGATGCTCTTATAATTCTTCAAGACTGAATCTGTTGGTGAAGAACCGCCAGTCTAAGAGACGTTAAGGTGAAGTCCTTGTGGTGGAGAGATGAgcttgaaaatgtgtaaaattttCAGCTTCTCCCTTCAGCTTTCTAACACGATAAgttcattatttctttttaaacaacttCTGTTTTACAGTCATTCAGTCCTAAAAAAAGAAGGGAAGGGGGCCAGCCCATCACAGAGCAGCATAGTTAACCCAACATGGATGTTCTTTggagtgggaggaagccagagttcCATACTCTGACTGGTAAAGCATGCTAACTCCATCTAGACAGACCCTAGGCTGGGAAAGTTAAACAAAGAAACTTCATACTGCACAGCCACAGTGCTGCCATCTGCTCCATCCTGCAGCCTACCAGCAATTCTTCCCAACTTCTTGTCTAAACCCACTTCTGTCTGCGAAGCCAGGGAGAGACTATTTTGCAAGTCTTTTAtgatgagaaaatatttttttataggcATCGAAGCCATCAAACCCAGTGTAAGAGGAgttaatattaattttattagGAAAACGAGAAAGGTGATCAGGATATTTTACCATTAGAGTTTAGCTCCTACCTGTATGAATGAGGATCCGTCCATTATTCAGTTTCTGTGATTGACCCTATTGTAATTTTCAtggttttattcatttacttagaattattttacttgtatatttatatccatccatccattttctgatctgcttaatccctcatggggtcgggggggttgctggtgcctatctccagcattcaccgggcgagagacggggtacaccctggacaggttgccagtctgtcgcagggcaacacagagacaaacaggacaaacaaccattcacacacacattcactaACCCTAAAcgtaaggacaatttagagaccagttaacctaacagtcatgtttttggactgtgggaggaagccggagtacccggagagaacccatgcatgcacagggagaacatgcaaaagacccaggggtgtactcgaacccaggaccttcttgctgcaaggcaacagcgctacccactgctgCACTGTGCAGCCTTGTATATTTATacctatttatatattttaattgtattcttttattgattttgcaaatgttttaatagtgtttccttttgtttttatagaatAAGAGATTTTGGTCACAACTctgttacttttgttttttgtagaaTCTGTATATGGAtcttatttgtttgtatttctgtGGGATTGAAGTACTGTTCCAAGTGTGGGACTATATGCCCTATTTAGAACTGAAGTGTTTTCAGCAAGAGCCACGTTTGTCTTTCTTGATGACTGTACTGAAATGCAATTTCCCAATTGGGGGCAAATAAAGCAATTCAGTTCAAATGTagtatttttgtagttttggtGGCAAAGGTGTTAGAACTGGAAGCTCAGCTTATCACTgttgaaaaaacagcaaagagcaATCCCTTAGTTAGTGTAGAGCAACCAAGGGTAGCCTATCAAAGCAATCCTTCTGCAGAGCTCGAACAGCCTGGATCTCAGACCAGCTGGGTGACAGTACATGGAACAGATAGCCATACATCCCAGTCCCCAGGTCCCCACCAACCCATCTACATTTCTAAAAGATATTCCCCACTTGGTGACACACCCACTAATGTTGGAGTTCCGCcaggaggaaaataaatgtaCGATTGCTGGATGAAAGCCACATGAAAATTAAAGACTAAAGGAACTTGATGCCCCAAAGGACTGTCCCTCACAGCAGGATACCAACTGAAAATATAAAGCGTTGTTGCGTGTTAACACAAGTCTCTTCTGTCTGCTGCTGGCCAGCCACACCTGAGAGGCCCTCTCTCTTTGCCTGTGGGCCCTCATGAGAAGGAGTTTCACAAGGGAGAGACCCGGAACTATGTGCTCAAACTAGAATTTAACCTATCTACTGTCTGCTTTCTGTGACATCAAAATCAAAGGAGCCAGCCCCAGGGACCAGCTGGTGGTGATCTTCTTATATTCATTCTTATTTaccaaatcattctttaaaatgttatttccttgaataatgtttttatgtaatttggAGTTGGATTGTGAATGGGTTCAatacataccaaatgttgttctaaataagttaagctaatttaaccccattccacattctttaacatgaactttgtttttttaacttagaaCTGCAGTGAACCCAAAATTCACTGAATCGTTCTTTGGATGGTGGTTTTGTCGTGGGTTACATTGTTCTTggtttttgtatatatttatttagttacaTTCTGCCTGGTTTTGTTGTTCCTCTCTCTCGCCTCCTGTTGCCACCAACTCTCTCCCTCAGTTTCTCTCTCACTCCTTCTCCACACCTGTGTCCAATTAACCAATCTACCCCTGCCTTTGTTCCAGCTCCCTTGCTcacagtatttaagctcctctcaGTTCTCCACTCCCTGCTGGTTTTCTACTGTTTCATCTGCTCTGCACTGGTTCCTGTAACTAATTCTGTGCCCACTGCTGCTGCCTGTCACCTTGCCTCATCTGTTCCTCGTGTTCCACCCCAGGTttacgttttgttttttgctcttgAGTTCTCCAGTGTGTTTGTAAGTTCTTTTGTAATTTTCCTCATTAAACTCACTCATAACCGCTCCCTGCCTTGGTCTCTCTGTGTTTGGGTCCCACCACCAACCTCACCCTAAACATGACAAAAGAAACCAGCCTCGGTATAACTGGTCTTATTGAGATACTCGAGTAGCACAAACAAGTCACATTTGCTCAGCTCATCCACGAGCCACCTCCACCTGGACCACCACTCACCTGCTGGTTCTCCTCTCCCGCTGGTGCCCCAGCCTGCGAGGGTCTTTGTGCTAAACACCATGGTCTGGTGCCAAGTCCGACACCCATGCTTCCAGACTCTGCCTTGCTAGGGTTGTCCTCCGCGTCGCCTGCCTCGGACTGTCCAGCTCGGCCGGTGCTTGTTCCTGTGCTCTTCCAGTGCCCATAGGGCCCAGCGTTATTATTAGTTTTAAGTGCTTCCAGCTCTGCCTTAATTCCTGAGTAGTTTAGCACCCCTTAGTTTCAGAGTTATTTAGCGGTTCTTGATTTCTGAGTTATCCTATTGTTCTTTAGTTGTCTTAGTGTTCTTTAGTTTTGGTGTTATCATAGTGCTCTCTAGTGCTCCTAAGTCATGCTAGCATCCTCTTTTTCCCGGCATGTCTAGACGCCCTCTGGTTtgtggcgtttccgtacgctgtTGTCCCCTGGCGTTTCCGTGCGCCTGTTGTCCCCTGGCGATTCCTACGCCCTCTAGTTTTCCTGACGTTTCCTACCCTTTTTTGTTTGCCAGCGTACTAGACACTTTTTGTTTGCCAGCATTTTAGACGCTTTCCTGTTTGCCTGCGTTTTGTTCTTTAGTTTGGTTCATCCTGGttgggtagttttttgtttgaacCTAGCCCCCCATCCTGAATCTCCCACCGCCCACCCTGGTTAGGTTAGTTTTGGTTTTGACCCTAGCCCGCCATCCTGAGTCTCCCTCTGCCCACCctggttgtttttaaaattttagctGTGGCAAAACTCCTTTCAACTCATTCTGTACGAATGCTGAACCGTTGTTGGAACTGATGTCAGAGGGAATTCCAAATCTCAGAAGGACTTCCCTGGTCAAGAATTTGATATCTGGTCCAAAATCTTTGATGGGACAGCTTCAACCCACCAGCTGAACCGATCGATGACCACTAACATATATCTATCTGCTGTACTGGTTTTATCATGTCAACAAAATCAGCGTTTAAAGGGTCCCTGAGAGACAAACATGTGTCCAATGGCTGATTTTATGCCTTTGTGAACATTGTTTCCTGCACATATTTCATATTGGCATAAAACTTCATCCACCATTGCTTGCATGTATGGTGAACAATGAccttgtcttttttgttttcaatcaCCTTATATTTGTTACAGTAATCCAACCCATGGGCTTTTGAGATCAATTGACCCCTGCCAGCTTGGATGGAAGCATCATCACAGCAATCCGCTCTTTCAGCTGTTCTTAATGTAGAACTGCACTGCGATCTGACTTTCTGAAACCGTTTTGTTTCCAGACAGCAGCAAACAGAAAGCATACTCCATGGGCATAAGCCGAGTCTGTAAATATGTTTACTATCTTTCCCTTGGCTAATTTGCATACTTCTGTCAGGGCTTTCAAATCTGCCTTTTGGGCGGAGCAAGGTTTCTctcatttttctgctttaactgtTAAAAGTTATCTTCTACTTGCTCAACCACTAAAAATCCTGGATGGTTGCCAAGATGATCTCTGAAAAAGGACCCATCAACAAATTAAGTGACTTCTGTGTTCATTATTGGAGTTGACTCAAAATGATCCTTgtgtgtttcattgtttttgcaATACACTTATGTGGTTCTCCCTCACAATCAAGAGGAAGCATGTTAACAGGATTGTTGGTGTTGCACCATTGAACAATTATGTCTTCATATTCTGCATGAACACCAAGGTGCTGATTGTGttttaaaccataagaaacataatttaaataactttgtttttagAAGAAGCTGTGAGGCTGTtaagcaggaggaagaggagttgAGAGCTTCAGGGAGGAGCTGAGCTGTTACTGAACTATAGAAGAGACACAAACTTCCACATTCAACCCAGTTCACCACACCAACATCAACTCTGCTCATCATGCTGTCTTTGCTCACATCTGGGTTTACTCTGCTGTTTCTGATCACTGGAGGTTTGTGGACTCTTTCACAGAATAATTTCCTCCTTGTTGTTCTCCTCTTATCTgagttttttcttccttcaggtGTAAACTGTCAACAACTCACTGCACTGAAGACTGAGGAGTCCACTTCAGAGGGCGGTTCTGTTACTCTGTCCTGCAATTACACCAAAGATTCTGCTACTTATCTCTTCTGGTATCGACAACATCCAAAGAAAGCTCCAGAGTTTCTGATGTCTCACTTATCTTCAGGTCGAGCAGAACATCTGGACAGAATGAAATTTgaaggaaacaaagaagaaatgaaGATGACGAtctcctctgctgcagtgacagactctgctgtgtactaCTGTGCTGTGAGGCCCACAGTGACAGGAAACACCAGAACTCTGTACAAGAACCTGCAGTACTCCACAACATCCACTAGAGGGCCTCACACACTGTTCAGCCACTGATTGTTGAGTCCTTGGACTGATGACAAAGACAACagagacatgaagcagtaaagaTCAGAGACAGAGCTGCTGTGGAAGCAGGAAACTCTTTGATTGGTTGAGTAGAAGTGGTCCCGCCCACTGATAGAAGGGCAATCACATTTTCATCATCTTGGAAACTGTACTCACAGAGTTCTCCTGTTGATTTAGTTGTGAATGTCCACAGAGTAACACTGAACAGGGGACATTTGTGTTCAGGGGAGGCTCTGCTGGATATATGTTCTATGTTCACCTAAGAATTGTGGTTAGGAGGCGCCGATTCAATTAGTACAGGTGATTCGTTATTGTCATCCAACCatgtttcagttaaaaaaacatcaataatcTGTTCAGTTATGAAGTTATGAACCAGAAGTCCTTTTGCTGATAATGACCTTATATTTAGCAGAGCCAGTTTCAGTTACTTGGCGGTAGTCAGTTGTTCAGTCTCAGGTTGCTTTAGACAGGGAATTATTCTAAGACTAGAAC from the Fundulus heteroclitus isolate FHET01 unplaced genomic scaffold, MU-UCD_Fhet_4.1 scaffold_56, whole genome shotgun sequence genome contains:
- the LOC105923214 gene encoding E3 ubiquitin-protein ligase TRIM21-like → MSSGSNLRSQDQFLCSICLDVFTDPVTTPCGHNFCQTCITQHWEVNFPFKCPLCKELFTSRPQLGVNTFIREMVAQFRHEAQQEASSSSSAAKPGEVPCDVCTGTKLKALKSCLVCQVSYCQTHLEPHLTTPGLKKHQLMEPVENLEDRMCLQHNKPLELFCRTDQTCVCSLCSVLDHKNHKFVPLREESEEKKAELKKTEAEVQKMIQSRRVKIQEIKESMKISKDAADREKAEGVQFFTALKEAAERGLEELIKEIQDKQKTAEKQAEDFIKDLEQEISELMKRSSEVKQLSQSEDHLHLLQSFSSLKAAPPTKNWTEIRVHPPSYEGTVVRAAAQLEQKLWEKMKKLLDLNRVQQCAVDVTLDPHTANPWLILSDDGKQVHCGNKRKKLPDNPERFSHCINVLGQQSFSSGRFYFEVQVKGKTDWDLGVSRESINRKGDITLSPQDGFWTVGLRNRNEYLASAGPPVCLHVQPGPEKVGVFVDYKEGLVSFYNVNAAALIYSFTGCSFTEKLYPFFSPCLNDGGQNSAPLIICTVNQPDRCSYNSSRLNLLVKNRQSKRR